A genome region from Tolypothrix sp. PCC 7712 includes the following:
- a CDS encoding fatty acid desaturase produces the protein MFNFALAARRKFYLMETAVKKSDFVLTPYMNSSDLRATYQILNTVVPYVFLWFLAHKAAAICVWLLVPTIVLMTLFSARCFSLMHDCGHYSLFRSKRVNQIIGFILGVINAIPQYQWSRGHAYHHKTNGDWQRYRGPSALLSTEEFARLSPSAQRRYELLRHPLMIFPGGFFYVAIKPRLALIAGTYDFITHLLTCLQQDPSMDLPRIISSHKSRNWYTAAEFWHLLFNNICVVGSWIFLGYLLGFGFFVSVYSITLTCAGAILICVFFVQHNFDGSYAHKTEGWDYLEGAIKGSSYLELPAVLKWFSADIGYHNIHHLCDRIPNYNLQACHNQNIHLLRSAKRLRMVDIPDCFKYILWDCPSNRLTSIASFRQAAQSIDLERANQA, from the coding sequence ATGTTCAATTTTGCACTAGCCGCTAGGAGAAAGTTTTATTTAATGGAAACCGCAGTGAAAAAGTCAGATTTTGTCCTGACTCCTTACATGAACAGCAGCGATTTGCGGGCAACTTATCAAATCCTGAATACGGTTGTGCCTTATGTATTTTTATGGTTTTTAGCACACAAAGCAGCAGCTATTTGTGTTTGGTTGCTTGTGCCTACTATAGTCTTGATGACGCTGTTTTCAGCGCGTTGTTTTTCTTTAATGCATGATTGTGGACACTATTCACTGTTTCGTTCAAAAAGGGTTAATCAAATTATCGGTTTTATTCTGGGGGTAATCAACGCGATCCCTCAATATCAGTGGTCAAGAGGACATGCCTATCACCACAAAACCAACGGTGATTGGCAACGCTATCGCGGCCCTAGTGCATTACTCTCTACTGAGGAGTTTGCTCGTCTGAGCCCATCTGCCCAAAGGCGTTATGAACTACTGAGGCACCCATTGATGATCTTTCCAGGAGGTTTTTTCTATGTCGCGATTAAGCCAAGACTCGCCCTGATTGCAGGAACATATGATTTTATCACTCATCTACTGACTTGCTTGCAGCAAGATCCTTCTATGGATTTACCTCGAATCATCTCCTCTCATAAGTCTAGAAATTGGTACACTGCGGCTGAGTTTTGGCATCTGTTGTTCAACAACATTTGTGTAGTCGGCAGCTGGATTTTTCTGGGGTATTTACTGGGATTTGGTTTTTTCGTGAGCGTTTACTCAATCACGCTAACTTGTGCTGGGGCCATCCTCATCTGCGTCTTCTTTGTTCAGCACAACTTTGATGGCTCTTACGCCCACAAAACTGAAGGGTGGGACTATCTCGAAGGAGCAATTAAGGGCAGCAGTTATCTGGAGTTACCCGCCGTTTTAAAGTGGTTTTCCGCCGATATCGGCTACCATAACATTCATCATCTTTGTGACAGAATCCCCAATTACAACCTCCAAGCTTGCCACAATCAAAATATTCACCTGCTTAGGAGTGCAAAAAGGCTGCGAATGGTAGATATTCCTGATTGCTTCAAATACATTCTGTGGGATTGCCCCTCCAATCGCCTTACATCGATAGCATCGTTTCGTCAAGCTGCACAATCCATCGACCTAGAGAGAGCCAACCAGGCGTGA
- a CDS encoding type I polyketide synthase: protein MIAFNLSDSTNKSAIAIIGMAGRFPGAKNVTEFWQNLRNGVESISFLSDEELRSVGVETSLLNDTNYVKAAPVLPDVENFDASFFGYSARESTIIDPQQRIFLECAWEALENAGYKTTDDFSIGIYGGSGISTYLLNNINNKEFNAGRLWDSVQYIPVAIGNGTDFLTTRVAYKLNLKGPAVNVQTACSTSLVAVHTACQSLLNGECDIALAGAVSVLVPQKIGYLYQEGLMLSPDGHCRAFDAEGKGTIFGDGVGIVVLKMLTEALADGDYIHAVIKGSAINNDGSFKVSFTAPSVDGQAAVITEAQEVADIDPETITYIEAHGTGTPLGDPIEIAALTQAFRANTEKKGYCAIGSVKTNIGHIVSAAGIAGLIKTVLALKHQQIPPSLHFQKPNPEIDFENSPFYVNTKLTEWERNDSPRRAGVSSFGFGGTNAHVVLEEWEQPPLTPPNQGKEKQQLLLLSAKTPSALDNVTINLANHLKQHPEVNLADVAYTLTVGRTAFNYRRIAVVADGKEAVNTLNNLAPKQVLTNSGDVKSRSVVFMFSGQGSQYVNMAKELYKTEVYFQEQVDRCCELLKSHLDFDLRDILYPHEDQIEIATEKLTQTAITQPALFIIEYALAQLWMHWGIKPVAMIGHSVGEYVAATLAGIFSLEDALSLVTIRGQLMQSMPSGSMLAVPLPEDEVQPLLEETSLQIAVINSPSNCVVSGTTLAIEAFAKQLEEKGIEGRLLHTSHAFHSQMMEDILEPFTEKVKQIRLNAPTIPFVSNVTGTWITVEEATNPSYYAQHLRQAVRFADGVKQFFDNPDQILLEVGPGRTLSTLAKRHPDKPKEQISLTSVRHPQDEYSDVSFILNNLGQMWLAGLEVNWSVFYGERENYRVPLPTYPFERKRYWIEPSKQSTEPQRDKEKKPDIADWFYVPTWKQSIKVANSQQLTSSQSPILVFVDECGLSSQLVAKLESQKIEVIQVAIGEKFNQLDSHLYSINPSESQDYQALIQELVRIKKTPQAVLHLWNVTANSQVSFTIESVEKQQNLGFYSLIYLAQALGEKNVTDEMKMLVISNHLQNVNGEEILCPEKATIIGPVRVISQEYPHIHCTSVDVVLPPGGSNSEQKLIAQLLSEIPKKSADNIIAYRGNHRWIQTFEAAQLPSSSQTPQFKAKGIYLITGGTGGIGLVLATNLAKTVQAKLILTGRTALPEREQWPQWLAEHDAADSTSDKIRKVQELEALGAEVLVVKADVANLQQMERAIATAQNHFGKINGVIHAAGLPGGGIIQMKTREITDQVLAPKVQGTVVIDTIFKNSQLDFVILCSSITSIIGNFGQVDYTAANAFLDAYAQYQTAQDRLTTSINWDTWQEVGMAVNTVDLRKNKSSDIINFDLAILPQEGIEVFNRISQSGLSQVAVSTYEFLPRIKEILLVVESNDSAESSNLTTGHNQVSQSPQSQIDQIITQVWQEMLGIDKIGMHDNFFDLGGDSLVAIQLIAKLNKKLNVKLSLNSLLNAATIEGLAELVSPSSPALQKELPSCLIKFHSGSDLKKPLFLVHPVGGTAFVFRDLANHLDPEQPVYGIQVPEVDSKPRTFNTIEEMATHYVDAVRTIQPKGPYYIGGMSLGGIIAYEMAQQLTKEGEKIELLTLFDTPISGELPTHINSDLEIMAYWLDMDKKSDEGISLKILQNLEPNEQLRYFWERSRIAKSMVPQGDLTMFRNFLDLFISLMRLGNNYVPTTYQGKVIFFIAEDDDGFTPYHPEKDWLELAEIVTEEVPGNHMTMMYPPHVEVFAQKLRYYLASPY, encoded by the coding sequence ATGATTGCATTTAATCTATCGGATTCCACTAATAAATCAGCAATTGCCATTATTGGCATGGCAGGACGTTTTCCTGGAGCCAAAAATGTAACAGAATTTTGGCAAAATCTGCGGAATGGAGTAGAGTCAATTTCTTTTTTGTCTGATGAAGAATTGCGTTCAGTAGGAGTAGAAACCAGCCTATTAAATGACACTAACTATGTCAAAGCTGCTCCAGTTTTACCTGATGTTGAAAATTTTGATGCCTCTTTCTTTGGTTATAGTGCCAGAGAATCTACAATAATTGATCCGCAACAGAGAATATTTCTAGAATGTGCCTGGGAAGCGTTAGAAAATGCCGGCTATAAAACAACAGATGACTTTTCTATTGGGATTTATGGTGGCTCAGGAATAAGTACATACTTACTCAACAACATCAATAATAAAGAGTTTAATGCAGGTCGTTTATGGGATTCAGTTCAATACATACCAGTAGCAATTGGAAATGGGACAGATTTTTTAACCACAAGAGTTGCTTACAAATTGAACTTAAAAGGGCCGGCTGTTAATGTACAAACTGCCTGTTCTACTTCTCTTGTTGCTGTTCATACAGCCTGTCAAAGTTTGTTAAATGGTGAATGTGACATTGCTCTAGCAGGTGCCGTTTCAGTTTTAGTCCCTCAAAAAATAGGATATTTATATCAAGAAGGGTTAATGTTATCCCCCGATGGACATTGCCGTGCTTTTGATGCCGAAGGAAAAGGAACAATTTTTGGCGATGGCGTTGGTATTGTTGTCCTCAAAATGTTAACAGAGGCATTAGCTGATGGAGACTATATTCATGCCGTTATTAAAGGTTCTGCTATTAATAATGATGGTAGTTTTAAAGTTAGCTTCACTGCTCCTAGTGTTGATGGTCAAGCAGCAGTTATTACCGAAGCTCAGGAAGTAGCAGATATTGATCCAGAAACAATTACTTATATTGAAGCACATGGTACTGGAACGCCTTTAGGTGACCCTATTGAAATTGCGGCTCTCACTCAAGCTTTTCGAGCCAATACCGAGAAGAAAGGGTATTGTGCCATTGGTTCGGTGAAGACAAATATTGGACATATAGTTTCAGCAGCAGGAATTGCTGGTTTGATTAAAACTGTTTTGGCACTGAAACATCAACAGATTCCTCCTAGTCTTCATTTTCAAAAGCCTAATCCTGAGATTGATTTTGAAAACAGTCCATTTTACGTTAATACCAAGTTGACGGAATGGGAAAGAAACGACAGTCCTCGTCGTGCAGGTGTGAGTTCTTTTGGCTTTGGTGGTACTAATGCTCATGTAGTATTAGAAGAATGGGAACAACCTCCCTTAACTCCCCCCAATCAAGGTAAGGAAAAGCAGCAATTACTCTTGCTTTCTGCGAAGACTCCTTCAGCTTTAGACAATGTAACTATCAATTTAGCTAATCATTTAAAACAGCATCCCGAAGTTAATTTAGCGGATGTTGCTTATACCTTAACTGTAGGACGCACAGCTTTTAATTATCGGCGTATTGCTGTTGTTGCTGATGGCAAAGAAGCTGTTAATACTTTAAATAATCTTGCGCCAAAACAAGTTTTAACCAATTCTGGAGATGTCAAATCTCGCTCTGTGGTATTCATGTTTTCAGGACAAGGTTCGCAGTATGTCAATATGGCAAAGGAACTTTATAAAACTGAAGTCTATTTCCAAGAACAAGTTGATCGGTGCTGTGAGCTTCTGAAATCTCATTTAGACTTTGACTTACGAGACATTCTCTATCCCCATGAAGACCAAATCGAAATTGCTACAGAGAAACTAACACAAACTGCAATTACCCAACCAGCATTATTTATCATTGAATACGCCTTAGCTCAATTATGGATGCACTGGGGAATAAAACCCGTAGCCATGATTGGTCATAGTGTTGGAGAATATGTGGCAGCAACATTAGCCGGAATCTTCAGCTTAGAAGATGCTTTGAGCTTAGTTACCATACGGGGGCAACTAATGCAGTCAATGCCATCAGGTTCAATGTTAGCCGTTCCCCTACCTGAAGACGAAGTACAACCACTATTAGAGGAAACTTCTCTCCAAATTGCTGTTATTAATAGCCCTTCTAATTGCGTCGTTTCAGGAACAACACTAGCCATAGAAGCATTTGCCAAACAGTTAGAAGAAAAAGGCATCGAAGGTCGTTTACTGCATACTTCTCACGCCTTCCATTCGCAAATGATGGAAGATATTTTAGAACCTTTTACAGAAAAGGTAAAACAAATTCGCCTCAACGCTCCTACAATTCCTTTTGTTTCCAATGTAACTGGAACTTGGATAACAGTTGAAGAAGCTACTAACCCCAGCTATTATGCTCAACATTTGCGTCAAGCAGTGCGCTTTGCTGATGGGGTAAAACAATTCTTTGATAACCCAGACCAAATTTTATTAGAAGTAGGCCCAGGACGCACATTAAGCACCTTAGCCAAACGCCATCCAGATAAACCAAAAGAGCAAATTAGCCTCACTTCAGTTCGTCATCCTCAAGATGAATACTCTGATGTTAGTTTCATCCTCAATAATCTGGGTCAAATGTGGTTAGCTGGGTTAGAAGTTAATTGGTCAGTATTTTATGGAGAACGGGAAAATTATCGTGTTCCCTTACCTACCTATCCCTTTGAACGCAAACGTTATTGGATTGAACCCTCAAAACAAAGCACAGAACCTCAACGAGATAAAGAGAAAAAACCAGATATTGCAGATTGGTTCTATGTTCCTACATGGAAACAGTCTATTAAAGTTGCTAATTCTCAACAATTAACCTCGTCTCAATCACCCATACTTGTATTTGTTGATGAATGTGGGTTGAGTTCTCAATTAGTTGCAAAATTAGAAAGTCAGAAAATAGAAGTAATTCAGGTAGCAATTGGGGAAAAATTTAATCAGTTAGATAGTCATCTCTACAGTATTAATCCCTCTGAATCCCAAGATTATCAAGCCTTGATTCAAGAACTTGTCAGAATAAAAAAAACGCCTCAAGCTGTACTACATCTGTGGAATGTAACAGCTAATAGTCAAGTATCTTTCACTATTGAATCAGTAGAAAAACAGCAAAATTTAGGATTTTATAGTCTTATTTATCTCGCTCAGGCATTGGGAGAAAAAAATGTAACTGATGAGATGAAAATGTTAGTTATTTCTAATCATTTACAAAATGTCAATGGCGAAGAAATACTTTGCCCAGAAAAAGCAACTATCATCGGGCCTGTTCGCGTCATTTCTCAAGAATATCCTCATATTCACTGTACTAGTGTAGATGTGGTATTGCCTCCTGGTGGTAGTAATAGTGAACAAAAGTTAATTGCACAATTACTGAGTGAAATACCCAAAAAATCCGCAGATAATATCATTGCCTATCGGGGGAATCATCGCTGGATACAAACTTTTGAAGCTGCACAATTGCCATCTTCTTCACAAACACCCCAATTTAAAGCTAAAGGTATTTATCTGATTACCGGAGGAACAGGAGGAATTGGACTGGTACTGGCAACGAATTTAGCGAAAACAGTCCAAGCTAAACTAATTTTAACCGGACGTACAGCTTTACCAGAGCGTGAGCAGTGGCCACAATGGTTAGCTGAACATGATGCAGCAGATAGCACCAGTGACAAAATTAGGAAAGTGCAGGAATTAGAAGCACTCGGGGCTGAAGTTTTAGTAGTGAAAGCTGATGTAGCTAATCTACAACAAATGGAGAGAGCGATCGCTACTGCTCAAAATCACTTTGGTAAAATTAATGGAGTTATCCATGCTGCTGGTCTTCCTGGTGGTGGTATCATCCAGATGAAAACCAGAGAAATCACCGATCAGGTTCTTGCGCCTAAAGTTCAAGGAACAGTAGTAATAGATACCATCTTTAAAAATTCTCAACTTGATTTTGTCATTCTCTGCTCATCCATAACATCTATCATCGGTAACTTTGGACAGGTAGACTATACAGCAGCCAACGCTTTCTTAGATGCTTATGCTCAATATCAAACTGCCCAGGACAGACTAACTACCAGCATCAACTGGGATACTTGGCAGGAAGTCGGTATGGCTGTGAACACAGTAGACTTAAGAAAAAACAAATCTAGCGACATCATTAATTTTGACCTAGCCATTCTTCCCCAAGAAGGAATAGAGGTTTTTAATCGCATTAGTCAAAGTGGATTATCTCAAGTTGCAGTATCAACTTATGAGTTTCTACCCAGAATTAAAGAAATTCTTTTAGTAGTAGAATCTAACGATTCAGCCGAATCTTCAAATCTAACTACTGGACACAATCAAGTATCTCAATCTCCACAAAGTCAGATTGACCAAATTATTACCCAAGTCTGGCAAGAAATGCTAGGCATTGACAAAATAGGGATGCACGATAATTTCTTTGATTTAGGTGGTGATTCCCTCGTTGCAATACAACTTATTGCTAAATTAAACAAGAAATTGAACGTCAAGCTTTCCTTAAATTCCTTGTTAAATGCTGCCACTATCGAAGGATTGGCTGAGTTAGTTTCACCATCATCTCCAGCTTTACAAAAAGAACTTCCTTCCTGCTTAATTAAATTCCATAGTGGCAGCGATCTGAAAAAACCCTTATTCTTAGTCCATCCTGTTGGCGGGACAGCTTTTGTTTTCCGAGATTTGGCTAATCATCTCGATCCTGAGCAGCCTGTTTACGGAATACAAGTACCCGAAGTGGATAGTAAACCTCGAACTTTTAACACTATTGAGGAAATGGCTACCCACTATGTTGACGCAGTGCGGACAATTCAACCAAAAGGACCCTATTATATTGGCGGAATGTCCTTAGGAGGTATTATTGCTTATGAAATGGCACAACAACTGACAAAAGAAGGGGAAAAAATTGAATTACTAACCTTGTTTGATACGCCTATCAGTGGTGAACTACCAACACATATCAACTCAGACTTAGAAATAATGGCATACTGGTTGGATATGGACAAAAAGTCAGATGAAGGAATTTCCTTAAAGATTTTACAAAATCTTGAACCTAATGAGCAATTACGATATTTTTGGGAGCGATCGCGCATCGCTAAGTCTATGGTGCCACAAGGCGATTTAACCATGTTTCGCAATTTTCTCGATCTGTTTATTTCACTGATGCGATTGGGAAACAATTATGTTCCAACTACTTATCAAGGAAAAGTAATTTTCTTTATTGCTGAAGATGATGATGGTTTTACTCCTTACCATCCTGAAAAAGATTGGTTAGAGTTAGCAGAAATAGTAACCGAAGAAGTACCCGGAAATCACATGACGATGATGTATCCGCCTCATGTTGAAGTTTTCGCTCAAAAGCTACGATACTACTTGGCATCACCGTATTAA